In a single window of the Papaver somniferum cultivar HN1 chromosome 8, ASM357369v1, whole genome shotgun sequence genome:
- the LOC113304854 gene encoding protein DETOXIFICATION 49-like produces the protein MCRVSSSSSSSSSTTVPSCECNSDQPHLISIKDDYSQLVVKQQEEENKLYTHLLPKFSKQNDEVAVSNKTHVALAFTECRSIANIALPMILTGLLLYSRSMVSMLFLGYLGELSLAGGALAIGFANITGYSILSGLAMGMEPICGQAYGARKLHLLGLCLQKTILMLLSISLPIGFLWLNMKKILIFFGQDEDISSEAQLYILYTLPDLFLQSILHPLRIYLRSQSITLPLSYCATFAIILHVPINYFLVSYLGLGIRGVALSGIWTNFNLVGSLIIYIIVSGVYKKTWNGLSSECLKEWQSLLNLAIPSCISVCLEWWWYEIMILLCGLLINPRATVASMGVLIQTTSLIYIFPSSLSFAVSTRVGNELGANQPKKARLAALMGLCCSFSLGFSALIFATMVRNVWASMFSTDLEIIKLTAMVLPIIGLCELGNCPQTTLCGVLRGTARPKIGANINLGSFYLVGMPVAVGLSFYCGYDFKGLWFGLLAAQSSCVVLLLIVLGRTDWELQAIRAKELTKNSPVLGDNDDDDTSDIVKETREEEKKMMTDDIKKDLSTPLITNKDDQLSLV, from the coding sequence ATGTGTAGagtaagttcatcatcatcatcatcatcatcaacaactgtTCCAAGTTGTGAATGCAACTCAGACCAACCACACCTGATCTCAATTAAAGATGATTATTCACAACTAGTtgtaaaacaacaagaagaagaaaataaacttTACACTCATTTGCTACCTAAATTCTCAAAACAAAATGATGAAGTAGCAGTTTCGAACAAGACCCATGTTGCATTAGCGTTTACAGAATGCAGATCtattgcaaacatagcattacCAATGATACTCACTGGGTTATTGCTGTATTCTCGTTCAATGGTGTCAATGCTTTTTCTGGGTTATCTAGGCGAGTTATCCTTGGCTGGTGGTGCTTTAGCTATTGGTTTTGCGAACATCACTGGTTATTCCATCCTTTCTGGTTTAGCTATGGGAATGGAACCCATTTGTGGTCAAGCTTACGGAGCTAGAAAACTTCACTTGCTTGGTCTCTGCTTGCAGAAAACGATTTTGATGCTTCTATCAATTTCACTTCCAATTGGATTTCTTTGGTTGAATATGAAAAAAATTCTCATCTTTTTTGGTCAAGATGAAGATATATCAAGTGAAGCTCAATTATACATTTTGTATACACTCCCTGATCTTTTCCTTCAATCCATACTCCATCCGTTGAGAATCTATCTCCGTTCGCAATCGATAACTCTTCCGTTGAGTTACTGTGCTACTTTCGCAATCATTCTTCATGTGCCCATTAACTATTTCCTTGTTTCGTATCTTGGTCTGGGCATTAGAGGTGTTGCTTTGAGTGGAATTTGGACTAATTTCAATCTTGTCGGATCTTTAATCATCTACATTATCGTCTCCGGCGTGTATAAAAAGACATGGAACGGTTTGTCATCGGAATGTTTAAAAGAATGGCAATCACTTCTAAATTTAGCAATTCCGAGTTGCATTTCGGTTTGCTTAGAATGGTGGTGGtacgaaatcatgattttgctTTGCGGTTTATTGATCAATCCAAGAGCAACAGTTGCATCAATGGGTGTTCTGATCCAAACAACTTCTTTAATCTACATTTTCCCGTCGTCACTAAGTTTCGCGGTATCGACAAGAGTTGGTAATGAATTAGGCGCAAATCAACCAAAAAAGGCAAGATTAGCAGCTCTAATGGGTCTATGTTGTAGCTTCTCATTGGGTTTTTCAGCTCTAATTTTTGCAACAATGGTGAGAAATGTATGGGCAAGTATGTTTTCGACGGATTTAGAGATAATCAAATTAACAGCAATGGTGTTGCCTATAATTGGACTATGTGAGTTAGGAAATTGTCCACAGACAACCCTTTGCGGGGTTTTACGGGGCACGGCGAGACCGAAAATCGGTGCTAATATCAATCTAGGCTCATTCTATTTAGTTGGAATGCCGGTAGCTGTTGGATTAAGCTTTTACTGCGGATATGACTTCAAAGGATTATGGTTTGGATTATTAGCAGCACAGAGTTCTTGCGTTGTGTTGCTGCTGATTGTTTTGGGAAGAACAGATTGGGAATTACAAGCTATAAGAGCTAAAGAATTAACTAAAAATTCTCCTGTTCTTGGTGATAATGACGATGATGATACTAGTGACATTGTCAAAGaaacaagagaagaagagaaaaagatgaTGACAGATGATATTAAGAAGGATTTGTCGACTCCGTTAATTACGAATAAAGACGATCAATTATCATTGGTTTAA